One region of Cyanobium sp. M30B3 genomic DNA includes:
- a CDS encoding dihydroneopterin aldolase produces the protein MAPPGRGDRIVVRGLRLWAHVGVLDVEREQGQWFELDLELGVDLKPAGRSDLLADTLDYAQLITALQHQARAIRCHTLEHYSEQILTLIAERCGPLPLQLELRKCAAPVPGFNGMVAVRRSC, from the coding sequence ATGGCCCCTCCTGGCCGGGGCGATCGGATCGTGGTGCGGGGCCTGCGCCTCTGGGCCCACGTGGGGGTGCTGGATGTCGAGCGCGAGCAGGGCCAGTGGTTCGAGCTGGATCTGGAGCTGGGCGTGGATCTCAAACCCGCCGGCCGCAGCGACCTGCTGGCCGACACCCTCGACTACGCCCAGCTGATCACGGCCCTGCAGCACCAGGCCCGCGCCATCCGCTGCCACACGCTGGAGCACTACAGCGAACAGATCCTCACCCTGATTGCCGAGCGCTGCGGGCCGTTGCCGCTGCAGCTGGAGCTGCGCAAGTGCGCCGCCCCTGTGCCGGGCTTCAACGGCATGGTGGCGGTGCGCCGCAGCTGCTGA
- a CDS encoding glutamate-5-semialdehyde dehydrogenase, which produces MMASMNSSSPAVPDPSPELLQRAAAVRRSAMALGQCSDQQRRGAVEAMAAALETRREAILAANQADLEAAAAEGLAASLVARLKLDAAKLDGAIAGVRQVAALADPIGRRQLHTELDAGLVLERVTVPLGVVGVIFEARPDAVMQIASLAIRSGNGAILKGGREAVRSCAAILEALQAGLAATTVAPQALELLTSRQESLALLKLDGLVDLIIPRGSNALVRFIQENTRIPVLGHADGVCHLYVDQAADLDQALRVALDAKTQYPAACNAIETLLVHRAVAASFLPAAAKAFAAAGVELRGDAEALAHGVPHPASEDDWSTEYADLILAVKVVASLEEALEHIRRYGSRHTDAICTTDAAAAERFLASVDSAGVFLNCSTRFADGFRYGFGAEVGISTQTLPPRGPVGLEGLVTYRYRLRGEGHIAADFASGARRFSHRSLPL; this is translated from the coding sequence ATGATGGCCTCCATGAACTCCTCCAGCCCGGCCGTTCCCGATCCCAGCCCCGAGCTGCTGCAGCGGGCGGCGGCGGTGCGGCGCAGTGCCATGGCCCTCGGCCAGTGCAGCGATCAGCAGCGCCGCGGGGCCGTGGAGGCGATGGCCGCTGCCCTGGAGACCCGGCGCGAGGCGATCCTGGCGGCCAACCAGGCCGACCTGGAGGCCGCGGCCGCCGAGGGGCTGGCCGCCTCCCTGGTGGCCCGGCTGAAACTGGACGCCGCCAAGCTCGATGGGGCGATCGCCGGGGTGCGCCAGGTGGCGGCCCTGGCGGATCCGATCGGCCGCCGCCAGCTGCACACCGAGCTGGATGCGGGGCTGGTGCTGGAGAGGGTCACCGTTCCCCTGGGGGTGGTGGGCGTGATCTTCGAGGCCCGCCCCGACGCCGTGATGCAGATCGCCTCGCTGGCGATCCGCTCCGGCAATGGCGCCATCCTCAAGGGCGGCCGGGAGGCGGTGCGCAGCTGTGCCGCCATCCTGGAGGCCCTGCAGGCCGGCCTGGCCGCCACCACCGTGGCCCCCCAGGCCCTGGAACTGCTCACCAGCCGCCAGGAGAGCCTGGCGCTGCTCAAGCTCGACGGCCTGGTGGACCTGATCATTCCGCGCGGCTCCAATGCCCTGGTGCGCTTCATCCAGGAGAACACCCGCATCCCGGTGCTGGGCCACGCCGATGGCGTCTGCCACCTCTATGTGGATCAGGCCGCCGACCTCGACCAGGCCCTGCGGGTGGCCCTCGATGCCAAGACCCAGTACCCGGCCGCCTGCAACGCGATCGAAACCCTGCTGGTGCACCGCGCCGTGGCCGCCAGCTTCCTGCCGGCGGCCGCCAAGGCCTTCGCGGCGGCGGGGGTGGAGCTGCGCGGCGACGCCGAGGCCCTGGCCCACGGCGTACCCCACCCGGCCAGCGAGGACGACTGGAGCACGGAGTACGCCGACCTGATCCTGGCGGTGAAGGTGGTGGCCAGCCTGGAGGAGGCCCTGGAGCACATCCGCCGCTACGGCTCGCGCCACACCGATGCCATCTGCACCACTGATGCGGCGGCGGCTGAGCGTTTTCTGGCGTCGGTGGACAGCGCCGGCGTGTTCCTCAACTGCTCCACCCGCTTTGCCGATGGCTTCCGCTACGGCTTCGGCGCCGAGGTGGGCATCTCCACCCAGACCCTGCCGCCGCGGGGCCCGGTGGGCCTGGAGGGGCTGGTCACCTACCGCTACCGCCTCCGCGGCGAGGGCCACATCGCCGCCGACTTCGCCAGTGGTGCGCGCCGGTTCAGCCACCGCAGCCTGCCGCTGTGA
- a CDS encoding ROK family protein: MAPSPTADPSAPASPGDGQLIGVDLGGTAIKLGRFAQDGTLLEGLEVPTPRPAVPGAVTVAIAEAVERLDPQRLAPLVGVGHPGPSDRHGRVARIAINLPGWRDVPLAAWLEPLLERRVTCANDANCALVGERWHGAARGARDALLLTLGTGVGGAVLLDGALFIGRGGAAAEPGLIGIQPDGPPCNSGNRGSLESYCSIAGLARLSPLEPQELCRRAEAGEPEALAVWEAYGRLLGTGISSLLYLFTPELVLLGGGLSAAAPLFLPALWRQVEQRVLAVSREELRIERCALGNGAGRLGAARLALERLGGA; this comes from the coding sequence ATGGCCCCATCCCCCACCGCCGACCCCTCCGCCCCGGCCTCCCCCGGCGATGGCCAGTTGATCGGCGTCGACCTGGGCGGCACCGCCATCAAGCTGGGTCGCTTCGCCCAGGACGGCACCCTGCTGGAGGGCCTGGAGGTGCCGACTCCCCGGCCGGCCGTGCCCGGGGCGGTGACGGTGGCGATCGCCGAGGCGGTGGAGCGGCTCGATCCCCAGCGCCTGGCGCCGCTGGTGGGGGTGGGCCATCCCGGACCCAGCGACCGCCACGGCCGCGTGGCCCGCATCGCCATCAACCTGCCCGGCTGGCGCGATGTGCCCCTGGCCGCCTGGCTGGAGCCGCTGCTGGAGCGGCGCGTGACCTGCGCCAATGACGCCAACTGCGCCCTGGTGGGCGAGCGCTGGCATGGGGCCGCCCGCGGCGCCCGCGACGCCCTGCTGCTCACCCTCGGCACCGGCGTGGGTGGGGCCGTGCTGCTGGATGGTGCGCTGTTCATCGGCCGGGGAGGGGCGGCGGCCGAACCGGGGCTGATCGGCATCCAGCCCGATGGCCCCCCATGCAACAGCGGCAATCGCGGCTCCCTGGAGAGCTACTGCAGCATCGCCGGCCTGGCCCGGCTCAGCCCGCTGGAGCCCCAGGAGCTCTGCCGCCGGGCTGAGGCCGGCGAGCCCGAGGCCCTGGCCGTGTGGGAGGCCTACGGCCGGCTGCTGGGCACCGGCATCAGCTCCCTGCTCTACCTGTTCACGCCGGAGCTGGTGCTGCTCGGCGGCGGCCTCAGCGCCGCTGCGCCCCTGTTTCTGCCGGCGCTGTGGCGGCAGGTGGAGCAGCGGGTGCTGGCGGTGAGCCGGGAGGAGCTGCGCATTGAGCGCTGTGCCCTCGGCAATGGCGCCGGTCGCCTCGGCGCCGCCCGGCTGGCCCTGGAGCGGCTGGGCGGCGCCTGA
- a CDS encoding translocation/assembly module TamB domain-containing protein translates to MAGVLSFDQVARRVYARLQPRLERQLGAALGHPLQLGPYQGLGWSGLQLGPTRLLPDPRDPSSVRMAALGVSLDPLSSLRRRLPVLNLSLAGVAVDLRPNDEGRYWRLGRADPSQPPPRMDVRWRLRQPASVRVEPAGLALQVLSSGSLQPHRQLLSGQLQLGLAGDAALPLRLRAGGNWSEGNWRGELTSRNLDLNTWFRGLLPPGRLSGQLRGRLDGRLRLAWADGGPDCQGELRGRELRWSPAGQPALQVPLLPVQCRGTQLRLPSTDWRWGNRSGQLALLTSWSPSQWQVQALELRSGRSWLRGRGRIGRDLALTGDWQLQPTDLPLEPGTPVELLGSVIQGDLQLAGSWRQPRLISRLSQASNPLLDGWRAQLRWQDRALLLDRLSSPYLSGRGRLPLALGGPAGLQLGDLAVEAQLRGYPLDRLSALLGTTLAGTLTAEGTIRGPLSGLTPDFRLLLERLEVGPLQLAQDWQGDWFGQAAGGGRLALRPRGDEGLLEARLDNRWVPVAIDLRRQQGRLSLAGTPRSYRWTADALPLDGLRLALGPMGRFQPLEGRLSGRGNLGLQPLAFQGEVELEQASVLGVVARRLQLEGSYRDRRYQARGLVEPQSGGELDVDWRGRWQGAYRARLSGRALEDGLVRQLLEAWPAWNGGVARDPGRAGDLGTLLIDTFAGSVDAQLAALNRAHALVAQQRRSQLESLTAAERLERLAARFDFDADLSGPRLVDSRLDLDLQGHVWLPGEDRDLALSAQPLQVRIQGPLRQGSGSLAVEGLPLALLALLTPVPEELRGTLAASGRYRLGQQQGLDLDLGLAGAGFAETDLSLERGSVNLEGEAMLVDLALRAAGAGSGIDLAGRIPLDPAADGVELRLSSRDDGLIFLSRLAQPAVDWKEGSADLQLLVRGSLLRPIANGFLRLQDGELDLVGQSVTDLQATMLFDFEKLILQEFGAAVGPKGRISGVGSLGLVSPQLTAEGEPAQLSLRLAALPFRFPRINAVTNGDLQVGGSLAGLRISGDLALSKGSINVQPGSLGNGEEARPGSPTSVAELAEQRWTFQQPLVLYGPDVESETSEQLRALVPNLPLVRFDNLRLSLGPDLGVGVPRLASFQTEGNLRIDGPFDPSIQARGVVRLKQGRLGLFTTTFSLDPDSPNVAVFTPSLGLVPFLDITLRTRVSDSLTMAGMGADPAGGGSPFTTSTTQLETQGFSSLNQLNLVQVYLSVSGPADRLADNISLRSSPPLPQDRLMALIGGNTLAGVVGGAGASTALATVVGQSLLSPLLGTLGDAFGQRLSLAIYPAYVNQGVSRADVRRSGRVPPQLVLATEAGIDLTERFSVSLLSAPNVDNVPPQVNLNYKASELLNLQGSVDTDGNWQTQLQVFFRF, encoded by the coding sequence GTGGCCGGGGTGTTGTCCTTCGACCAGGTGGCACGGCGGGTCTACGCGCGCCTGCAGCCCAGGTTGGAGCGCCAGCTGGGTGCGGCCCTGGGGCACCCGCTCCAGCTCGGGCCGTACCAGGGGCTGGGCTGGTCCGGCCTGCAGCTGGGCCCCACGCGGCTGCTGCCCGATCCCAGGGATCCCTCCAGTGTGCGCATGGCGGCCCTGGGCGTGAGCCTCGATCCCCTCAGCAGCCTGCGGCGCCGGCTGCCGGTGCTGAATCTCAGTCTCGCGGGCGTCGCCGTGGACCTGCGTCCCAACGACGAGGGGCGCTACTGGCGGCTGGGGCGGGCCGATCCCAGCCAGCCTCCCCCTCGGATGGATGTGCGCTGGCGGCTGCGCCAGCCGGCCTCGGTGCGGGTGGAGCCTGCCGGCCTGGCGCTGCAGGTGCTCAGCAGCGGCTCGCTGCAGCCCCACCGCCAGTTGCTCAGCGGCCAGCTGCAGCTCGGGCTGGCCGGGGACGCAGCGTTGCCTCTGCGCCTGCGGGCTGGAGGCAACTGGAGCGAGGGCAACTGGCGCGGCGAGTTGACCAGCCGCAATCTCGACCTCAACACCTGGTTCCGGGGCCTGCTTCCTCCAGGGCGCCTGAGCGGCCAGCTGCGGGGCCGTCTCGATGGCCGCCTGCGGCTGGCCTGGGCAGACGGGGGCCCGGACTGCCAGGGGGAGTTGCGCGGCCGCGAGCTGCGCTGGAGCCCAGCCGGCCAACCGGCACTGCAGGTGCCGTTGCTGCCCGTGCAGTGTCGGGGTACCCAGCTGCGCCTGCCCTCCACGGACTGGCGCTGGGGCAACCGCTCCGGCCAGCTGGCCCTGCTCACCTCCTGGAGCCCCTCCCAGTGGCAGGTGCAGGCCCTGGAGCTGCGCAGCGGCAGGTCCTGGCTGCGCGGCCGCGGCCGCATCGGTCGCGACCTGGCCCTCACCGGCGACTGGCAGCTGCAGCCCACCGACCTGCCGCTGGAGCCGGGCACCCCCGTCGAGCTGCTGGGCTCGGTGATCCAGGGGGATCTGCAGCTGGCGGGCAGCTGGCGGCAGCCGCGCCTGATCAGCCGCCTCTCCCAGGCCAGCAACCCGCTGCTGGACGGCTGGCGCGCCCAGCTGCGCTGGCAGGACCGGGCGCTGCTGCTTGACCGGCTCAGCAGCCCCTACCTGAGCGGCCGTGGCCGGTTGCCCCTCGCTCTGGGCGGCCCCGCGGGGCTGCAGCTGGGAGACCTGGCGGTGGAGGCCCAGCTGCGGGGCTATCCCCTGGATCGTCTCAGCGCCCTTCTGGGCACCACGCTCGCTGGCACCCTCACCGCCGAGGGCACGATCCGCGGGCCGCTCTCCGGTCTCACCCCCGACTTCCGGCTGCTGCTGGAGCGCCTGGAGGTGGGGCCCCTGCAGCTGGCGCAGGACTGGCAGGGCGACTGGTTCGGCCAGGCGGCCGGCGGCGGCCGCCTGGCGTTGCGGCCCAGGGGAGACGAGGGGCTGCTGGAGGCCCGGCTCGACAACCGCTGGGTGCCGGTGGCGATCGACCTGCGCCGGCAGCAGGGGCGTCTCAGCCTGGCCGGCACGCCCCGTTCCTATCGATGGACGGCGGATGCCCTGCCCCTGGATGGCCTGCGGTTGGCCCTCGGACCCATGGGCCGCTTCCAGCCCCTGGAAGGCAGGCTCAGCGGCCGGGGCAACCTCGGCCTGCAGCCCCTGGCCTTCCAGGGCGAGGTGGAGCTGGAGCAGGCCAGCGTGCTGGGGGTGGTGGCCCGGCGCCTGCAGCTCGAGGGCAGCTACCGCGATCGCCGCTACCAGGCCCGCGGGCTGGTGGAACCCCAGTCCGGCGGCGAGCTCGACGTTGACTGGCGTGGTCGATGGCAGGGGGCCTACCGGGCCCGCCTCAGCGGCAGGGCCCTGGAGGATGGGCTGGTGCGCCAGTTGCTCGAGGCCTGGCCGGCCTGGAACGGCGGCGTGGCCCGCGATCCCGGACGGGCCGGGGATCTGGGCACGCTGCTGATCGACACCTTCGCCGGCAGCGTCGATGCCCAGCTGGCGGCTCTCAACCGGGCCCATGCCCTGGTGGCCCAGCAGCGGCGCAGCCAGCTCGAGTCGCTCACCGCCGCCGAGCGGTTGGAGCGGCTGGCGGCCCGCTTCGACTTTGACGCCGATCTCAGCGGCCCCCGCCTGGTGGACTCCAGGCTCGACCTCGATCTGCAGGGCCATGTGTGGCTGCCCGGCGAGGACCGGGACCTGGCCCTCAGCGCCCAGCCGCTGCAGGTGCGGATTCAGGGTCCGCTGCGGCAGGGCAGCGGCAGCCTGGCGGTGGAGGGTCTGCCCCTGGCCCTGCTGGCCCTGCTCACGCCGGTGCCCGAGGAGCTGCGGGGCACCCTGGCGGCCAGCGGCCGCTATCGCCTTGGCCAGCAGCAGGGCCTGGACCTGGATCTGGGCCTGGCGGGGGCGGGCTTCGCAGAGACCGACCTCAGCCTGGAGCGCGGCAGCGTCAACCTGGAAGGGGAGGCGATGCTGGTGGATCTGGCCCTGCGTGCGGCCGGCGCCGGCAGTGGCATCGACCTGGCCGGTCGCATTCCCCTGGATCCCGCCGCCGATGGGGTGGAGCTTCGCCTGAGCAGCCGGGACGACGGTCTGATCTTTCTCAGCCGGTTGGCCCAGCCCGCCGTGGACTGGAAGGAGGGCAGTGCCGATCTGCAGCTGCTGGTGCGCGGCAGCCTGCTGCGACCGATCGCCAATGGCTTTCTGCGGCTCCAGGACGGTGAGCTGGACCTGGTGGGGCAGAGCGTCACCGATCTGCAGGCCACCATGTTGTTCGACTTCGAGAAGCTGATCCTCCAGGAGTTCGGCGCCGCCGTGGGGCCGAAGGGCCGGATCAGTGGCGTGGGCAGCCTGGGCCTGGTGAGCCCCCAGCTCACCGCCGAGGGCGAACCCGCCCAGCTCTCCCTCCGCCTCGCGGCCCTGCCCTTCCGCTTCCCCCGCATCAATGCCGTCACCAACGGCGACCTGCAGGTGGGCGGCAGCCTGGCGGGCCTGCGCATCAGCGGTGATCTGGCCCTCTCCAAGGGCTCGATCAACGTGCAGCCCGGCAGCCTCGGCAATGGGGAGGAAGCCAGGCCCGGCAGCCCCACCAGCGTGGCGGAACTGGCGGAGCAGCGCTGGACCTTCCAGCAGCCCCTGGTGCTCTACGGCCCCGATGTGGAGAGCGAGACCAGCGAGCAGCTGCGGGCGCTGGTGCCGAATCTGCCTCTGGTGCGCTTCGACAACCTCAGGCTCAGCCTCGGTCCCGACCTGGGTGTGGGGGTGCCGCGGCTGGCCAGCTTCCAGACCGAGGGAAACCTGCGGATCGACGGTCCGTTTGACCCTTCCATCCAGGCCCGGGGGGTGGTGCGTCTCAAGCAGGGGCGGCTGGGGCTGTTCACCACCACCTTCAGCCTCGATCCCGACTCGCCCAACGTGGCCGTGTTCACCCCGTCGCTGGGCCTGGTGCCGTTCCTCGACATCACGCTGCGCACCCGGGTGTCCGACAGCCTGACCATGGCCGGCATGGGCGCCGACCCCGCCGGAGGGGGCTCCCCCTTCACCACCTCCACCACCCAACTGGAAACCCAGGGCTTCAGCTCACTCAACCAGCTCAACCTGGTGCAGGTGTACCTGAGTGTGAGTGGTCCGGCCGATCGTCTCGCCGACAACATCAGCCTGCGCAGCAGCCCGCCCCTGCCCCAGGACCGGCTGATGGCCCTGATCGGCGGCAACACCCTCGCGGGGGTGGTGGGCGGTGCCGGTGCCAGCACGGCCCTGGCCACGGTGGTGGGCCAGTCGCTGCTCTCGCCCCTTCTTGGCACCCTCGGCGATGCCTTTGGCCAGCGCCTCAGCCTGGCCATCTATCCCGCCTATGTGAACCAGGGTGTGAGCCGTGCGGACGTGCGGCGCTCCGGCCGTGTGCCACCGCAGCTGGTGCTGGCCACCGAGGCCGGGATCGATCTCACCGAACGCTTCAGCGTGTCCCTGCTGTCCGCCCCCAACGTGGACAATGTGCCCCCCCAGGTGAACCTCAACTACAAGGCCTCAGAGCTGCTCAACCTGCAGGGTTCCGTGGATACGGACGGCAACTGGCAGACCCAGCTGCAGGTGTTCTTCCGCTTCTGA
- a CDS encoding DUF4332 domain-containing protein encodes MDGFQDLPAHARRERAALEQAGCHDWAGLARLEDRQLAGLALAGSASLPSLVRLRGQARLVVDLDLQPGQAALLLHAGIPDRGSLAAADPQQLWRQTGRLQRRLTGGAVPPPDLAQVRRWIARARRATN; translated from the coding sequence ATGGACGGTTTCCAGGACCTGCCCGCCCACGCGCGGCGGGAGCGGGCGGCCCTGGAGCAGGCCGGCTGCCACGACTGGGCCGGCCTGGCCCGGCTGGAGGACCGGCAGCTGGCCGGGCTGGCCCTTGCCGGCAGCGCCAGCCTGCCCAGCCTGGTGCGCCTGCGGGGCCAGGCCCGGCTGGTGGTGGACCTGGATCTCCAGCCAGGCCAGGCGGCCCTGCTGCTCCATGCCGGCATCCCCGACCGGGGCAGCCTGGCCGCCGCTGACCCCCAGCAGCTCTGGCGCCAGACCGGCCGGCTGCAGCGCCGGCTCACCGGCGGGGCGGTACCACCTCCCGATCTGGCCCAGGTGCGGCGCTGGATTGCCCGGGCTCGCCGGGCCACAAACTGA